Within Caproicibacterium argilliputei, the genomic segment ATAGCACACAAAAAAGATGTTCATATAAATAGCGTATATACACTCCAATCTTTAAGAACGAATTTTGAAAGTATATAATTATTGTGTAGAAAAAGGTATTTCTAGATATTCCGTTGCTAATTATTCTAATATTAAAAATAATCCAAACATGCAATGTGCTCATACACTTCTTGAGATATCACAATTGGACAAGCAAGTAAAGCAATATATTGCCGCAACTTATGGAAATCAAAAATCATTGCCAACATTTTCGGTTGAAGGTTGTATAAGGAACCTGCCTTTTGGAGCTTTCATAAAAAAGCACTGCTGCATATTCAGAACTGTCCAAGCTTATGCAATGTTCTATTGTTAATGACCGTATGTACACTTACCATTATGACGGTAAATTCTTATACGCAGCCGCTTTTATTATCCAAAGGAATGAACCTAAAGCTGCTCGGATTCCTGATGCTCGGATACAATTTTCTAATGGCTCTGGGTGCGAATATTTCCAAAAAATACAGGTTCCGCATATGCACTATCTTATTGCCATTACACTTGGCCTCTGTACGGTGTGCAGTGGGATTTTTAGCTTACCCGGCAGCATCGCAGTTCTTGCTGTCTACCGTTTTTCCAATGGAATGCTTTGGCCGATTTTAACTAAGAAATCTAACCGCCTTTTGAAATCGGAAATCAGGGCAACAGTGATGTCGTACCAGAGTATGGCCACCAGTATTCTCAGCATTTTGGCAGACCCAATCATAGGAGTTGCGTTGGATCGGCAGAAAATCGGGCGATTCTATGCCGTATTTGGCGGTATAGCTATCCTCATAATAGCCGTTCTGTGGATATACTCCTTCCGGCAGAAAAACCGCTTGACGGAAAATTAAAAACAGCGTCTGGAACACAAAATGCGTTTCAGACGCTGCTTTTCCTATCCGGCTATTTTTATAGCGCTACATAATCCGAACGTGGTTCTCTTTCATCCACCAGTGAATCTGCAAAAGATAGGCAAAGATTTGCGGCACACGCATCAGCTGCCCATACCATGGCTCTTTCAAATCGTTGGGATGCTCCGCAAGGTCACGCAGCCGGTCAAAGTCCAATAAATCTTTAAGCGGACTCCCCTCCTCCATCGCCTGCAGGAACAGCGCCATGACGCGGTCAAAGTAAACCGGGCTGAACGTGCGCGGGTACGGACTCTTTTTTCGCCATGCAATCCGCTCCGGCAGCAGATCGCTGAATGCTTCGCGCAGGATGCCCTTTTCCCTGCCGTGCAGACTCTTTAACTCCCACGGCAGATTATAAGCGTACTCCACCAGGCGGTGATCACAGAACGGCACACGCATTTCCACCCCGCTGTACATCGACATTCGATCTTTTCTCGTTAAAAGCGTCTGCATAAACCAATCGGTGTTGAGCCGGAACATCTCCCGCATCCGCGCTTCCTTTTTGCTTTCATCGGGCAGTTTATCCGTATCTGCCAGCGTTTTTAGATACTCGGCGCGCACATACTCGGCACTATCCCCTTTGAGCACATCTGGCTGCAAAATGCTCTTGCGCAAATTAACTGAGCGCGACCATGGGAAGGTGTCTTCAAACAGGATTTCTTCCCGATGGTACCATGGATATCCTCCGAAAATTTCATCTGCGCACTCACCGGAAAGTCCCACGGTATAATCCGGCTTAATCGCACGGCAAAATAGCAGCAGAGAGGAATCAATATCTGCCATACCAGGATAATCCCGCGCACGCACCGCATCCACCAGTGCATCAGCCTGCGCCGCATTTTCCAGAACAATGTTATGATGGTCAGAGCCAATCGCCTCCGCCATTTCCCCGATAAACTCACTGTCCGGCGCCGGCTGAAACAGATTGCGCTGAAAATATTTTGCATTGTCAATATAATCTACAGAATAGGTAGAAAGCCTGCGTCCCTGCTCCTTGTACTCTTGCGCAGCCACGGCGGAAATAATGGAGCTGTCCAAACCGCCGGAAAGCAACGTGCACAGCGGTACATCCGAAACCAGCTGGCGGCGGATGCTGTCAATCAGAAGGCTGCGCACGTGCGCAACGGATGTCTTCTCATCTTCTGTATGTTCCCGCGCCGTTAATTTCCACCAGCGCCGAACCTGCGGTGCCTGCCCCTTCCGGTAAGTCAGGCAGCACCCCGGCGCCAGTTCCTGCATCCCCCGGTAAACCGCTTTGCCGGGGATGGCACCCGGCCCCAAAAGAAAAATCTGGTTGAGGCCTTGCGAATCGACAATCGGTTCTACCAAAGGGTTGGCAAGCAGCGCTTTGATTTCCGAGCCGAAAAGAAACCCGTCTGAGTACGCATAATAATAAAACGGCTTTACCCCCAAACGGTCGCGCGCGGCAAACAGCCGCTGTGCATTTTTTTCCCAGACAGCAAAAGCAAAAATGCCGTTCAGTTCCTGCAGACAGTTCTCCCCCCACATTCCATACGCTTGCAGCAAAACTTCCGTGTCACTGTGCGACTGAAACCGGCACCCCAGCGCTTCCAAACGCTGCCGCAGGTCATCAGTATTGTAAAGCTCCCCGTTGTAAACCAGGACGTACGTTTCCTCCTCGGTGTGCGCCTGCATTGGCTGATGGCCGTTTTCCGGGTCGACCACTGCCAGCCGCCGGTGCAGCAGGCAGGCGTTCGGCTCCATATACTGGCCGTGGTCATCCGGCCCGCGGCGCTCCAGAGTTCGGGACATCGCATCCAGTGCCGTCTGCTGGTCCGGCAGATACCGCTGTGAATCAATCCATCCGGCAATTCCACACATTTTGTTTACCCCTTTCCGCTTTGTTTCTTTGCTAGAATATGCGTAATAGATTCCGCTTGTGCATTTACAGTAAAAAGCCGAGGCAACTGAAGGAAAAGGTTGCTTCGGCTTTTGTTTTTACTGCTGCTGAGAGCAGGAAAACTTTTGTTTAATCTGCTGCATTTGCTGCTGGGGTGCCTGCTGGGTAGTGTACCAGCCCTTATCAGACATCTTCTTGTATATATCTCCCTGCATTGTGAGAGAATCCTGCAGCGCTCTTGTAAACGCTTGATTTACATTTTGCGTACCGGATTCAATGCTGCCGTGCAAATACAAGTCGCAGGCGTTTTTTTCGGTGGTAAGCAAGTCCTGCATGGTGTTTCTGTCATCCATATTCTGTTTCTCCTTAAACCAAGTCGTAGAACTGTTTAAAAATCTGCTGATGTTTGTTGCCCATCTGCTTGACGCACTGCTTGAGCTGCGGGTCTGTAATGGAAGAAGCCGCATTCTCGCACTGTTTCTGCAAGAACTGCTCATGAGAAAGTGCATCTTCGATATAGGTTAATTCTTTTGGACTCATAAAATAACACCTCCGTACAATACTTTGCACAGAGGTGCCCCACTTATACATTCCTGTTTTATCCTTTTGTTTTAAAGCGCCAGATTGACGATGAAACCAAGCACGCCGACTGCCAGCAGCGCCAGATCCAAAATCAGCATGGGACGAATCACAGAGATTCGTTCCGGTTGTTCCGTCTGCAAATCTTCTGGGACAAGGTATTCGTCCAAAGTCAAAGTGTCCTCCTCCAGAAGATGCCGCTCGCCAAGCTGAATGGTTTTGCCCGATACAGGATACAACTCAATATAATAGCGCAGAAATTTAGAGTATGTTTTGGTACCAACCGCTGGCTGTGCCAGAATATTTTTCAGTGCGCGGTGCGGAATCCGGTGCTCTTTGGGCAGCAAGCCGCAGCTTACCCCAACCAAATCCGCTCCGTCCCGGCGCAAAATGGGATACAGAAGGTGCACCAGCCCCATTTGCAGCATCGCCGCCCCTAACACATAAAACAGCAGATACAGATACCAGTAGATATGTCCCATGCTCATCGCTGTAAACGCGGGAACTAAGCAAACCACTGAAAAAAGCAGATTCAAAATGGAAAATGCGCGCTTTTCATACACTGCCGGCTGTGTATGCTCCCAACTTTCTTCTGTATATGCCGGTTCTTCATAAAGGTCCAGAATATTCAGCTTTTTCTCCACAATTCAGTTCCTTTCCGGAGAACATCCATTTTCTGCAGAAAATCATAACACAAATCGTGCGTTTCGTCAAAGTCACCTTCGTTTGTGTACAGTTTCTGAATTTTATGATTTTGACTTTATATTTTTTACAACCTGTGCTATTCTATGAAAAAAGGAGGTATCTTTCATGAGTATCAGTGAAGATCTGAAAAAAATCGTTTTGGCAGGCATCGGTGCTGCCGCAGTCACCTGCGAAAAGAGCAAGGAAATTGTCGATTCTCTGGTGGAAAAGGGTGAGCTCACCGTTGCGCAAGGCAAAGTAATTAACGAAGAATTAAAGCGCCGCGCAACCGAAAAAAAGGAAACTGCCGACGCGCAAAAAGCAGAACAGGCCGCCAGCCAAATTCTGGATGCCGTTGACACCCTGACACCGGAACAGCGTGCTACTCTCAAGGCAAAGCTGGAACAGCTTGATACAGACGAATGAACACTTCCTCTGGCAGCAGTTCTGCACGGCTGCGGGAACTGCTCAACGTCCTGCGGCGGCATAATGTACTGCATGGCTTAACGCCCGAAACGCTGCGTCGGATTCTGGAAGACTTGGGCCCCACCTATGTGAAGCTGGGACAGATTATGTCCATGCGAAGCGATATTCTGCCTCGTGAATACTGCAAAGAGTTGGAAAAACTGCGGGCAACGGTGCACCCGGTGCCCTTTTCAGAAATCTCAGAAATGCTCCGGCAAGAATACGGCTGTCCGATTTCGCAAATTTTTTCCAATATGGATGAAACGCCACTCGGTTCCGCCTCCATCGCGCAAGTTTACAAAGCAGTTCTCAAAGAAACCGGTCAGAAAGTTGTTGTCAAAGTGCAGCGCCCCGGCATTCACGACACCATGCAGCAGGATGTCCGGCTGATGCACAAGGCAGTGCGCCTGCTGAACCGCATGGGGGCTGCCGCACACAGCCCGCTGGACTTTAACGCTGTGATTGACGAAATGTGGGCAGTGGCGCAGCAGGAAATGAATTTTCTGCAGGAAGCAGAGCATATGCAGGAATTTTCCCGCCTGAACCGGGAAATTGCCTATGTCACCTGCCCGCAGGTCAACCGCCGCCTGAGCACCGAACGCGTTCTGGTTATGGAATATATCGATGGCATCCCCGTGGACAGTACCGAACGCCTGACACAGCTAGGATACGACATGGAAGAAATCGGGACCAAGCTGGTAGAGAATTTTTCCAAACAGGTTTTGGATGATGCATTCTTTCATGCAGACCCGCATCCGGGAAATGTCTGGATTTGCGGAGGAAAAATTGTATTTTTAGACTTCGGCATGATTGGCCGCATTACCAGGCACGACCAACAGATTCTGCGCAGTATGTTTCGTGCTGTTGCCGAGCATGACGTCCACCGTCTGGAAGAGGGACTGCTGACCATTGGCACTGCCCGTCGGCGAATTGACCACGCGCGGCTTTACGATGCACTGGATGAACTGCTGCGCAAATACGGAGACACTGACCTTTCTGAAATCGACCTTGGCAAGGCACTGCAGGAGCTTTTTCAGCTGGCTACCGCATTTGAGATTGCCATTCCCTCTGGTTTCACCATGTTGGGGCGCGGTGTTTTGACTTTGGAGGGTGTCATTGCAAAATGCTGCCCGACAGTCAGTCTGACAGACATCATTACCACACATCTTGCAGGGGAATTTACCAGGCAAATTGATGTGAAGCAGGAACTGCTTCACGCTGGCAAAGCACTTTACGGGAGTCTGCACAGCGGCCTGCGTTTGCCGACCTATCTGGCAAACGCTTTAAAAACTTATGCAAAAGGACACACGAAGCTGAACCTGGAAATTGTCGGTTCAGAAGAACTG encodes:
- a CDS encoding spore coat protein, translated to MDDRNTMQDLLTTEKNACDLYLHGSIESGTQNVNQAFTRALQDSLTMQGDIYKKMSDKGWYTTQQAPQQQMQQIKQKFSCSQQQ
- a CDS encoding ABC1 kinase family protein, with the translated sequence MNTSSGSSSARLRELLNVLRRHNVLHGLTPETLRRILEDLGPTYVKLGQIMSMRSDILPREYCKELEKLRATVHPVPFSEISEMLRQEYGCPISQIFSNMDETPLGSASIAQVYKAVLKETGQKVVVKVQRPGIHDTMQQDVRLMHKAVRLLNRMGAAAHSPLDFNAVIDEMWAVAQQEMNFLQEAEHMQEFSRLNREIAYVTCPQVNRRLSTERVLVMEYIDGIPVDSTERLTQLGYDMEEIGTKLVENFSKQVLDDAFFHADPHPGNVWICGGKIVFLDFGMIGRITRHDQQILRSMFRAVAEHDVHRLEEGLLTIGTARRRIDHARLYDALDELLRKYGDTDLSEIDLGKALQELFQLATAFEIAIPSGFTMLGRGVLTLEGVIAKCCPTVSLTDIITTHLAGEFTRQIDVKQELLHAGKALYGSLHSGLRLPTYLANALKTYAKGHTKLNLEIVGSEELLDKLDRMINKLVVCLIAASLLLGSSILCNTNMKPQIFGLPALGLLGFLIAFILCAYLLLSILHNSKDKKR
- a CDS encoding MFS transporter; this translates as MQCSIVNDRMYTYHYDGKFLYAAAFIIQRNEPKAARIPDARIQFSNGSGCEYFQKIQVPHMHYLIAITLGLCTVCSGIFSLPGSIAVLAVYRFSNGMLWPILTKKSNRLLKSEIRATVMSYQSMATSILSILADPIIGVALDRQKIGRFYAVFGGIAILIIAVLWIYSFRQKNRLTEN
- the asnB gene encoding asparagine synthase (glutamine-hydrolyzing), which codes for MCGIAGWIDSQRYLPDQQTALDAMSRTLERRGPDDHGQYMEPNACLLHRRLAVVDPENGHQPMQAHTEEETYVLVYNGELYNTDDLRQRLEALGCRFQSHSDTEVLLQAYGMWGENCLQELNGIFAFAVWEKNAQRLFAARDRLGVKPFYYYAYSDGFLFGSEIKALLANPLVEPIVDSQGLNQIFLLGPGAIPGKAVYRGMQELAPGCCLTYRKGQAPQVRRWWKLTAREHTEDEKTSVAHVRSLLIDSIRRQLVSDVPLCTLLSGGLDSSIISAVAAQEYKEQGRRLSTYSVDYIDNAKYFQRNLFQPAPDSEFIGEMAEAIGSDHHNIVLENAAQADALVDAVRARDYPGMADIDSSLLLFCRAIKPDYTVGLSGECADEIFGGYPWYHREEILFEDTFPWSRSVNLRKSILQPDVLKGDSAEYVRAEYLKTLADTDKLPDESKKEARMREMFRLNTDWFMQTLLTRKDRMSMYSGVEMRVPFCDHRLVEYAYNLPWELKSLHGREKGILREAFSDLLPERIAWRKKSPYPRTFSPVYFDRVMALFLQAMEEGSPLKDLLDFDRLRDLAEHPNDLKEPWYGQLMRVPQIFAYLLQIHWWMKENHVRIM
- a CDS encoding phasin family protein produces the protein MSISEDLKKIVLAGIGAAAVTCEKSKEIVDSLVEKGELTVAQGKVINEELKRRATEKKETADAQKAEQAASQILDAVDTLTPEQRATLKAKLEQLDTDE